The nucleotide sequence AGTTGACACTTTAATCCAACAACTCCCTTTCTTTCATATAAATATCATATGCCACAAATTTTTAGAACATAGccaaaaaatttccaaaatgagGCCTTACTATCTTTTGGTCCCTCTTTTAGTACTCTCCATTATTTCAACAACCACAAATGGCCTAACACAGCAAACTAGCTATGTAAACTCTGTGAAAAAAACTAACACCATTATCCAACAATTCTTGACTCCTCAAAATGCAGCTCGTTCAGCACTTAGACTAAAACCATTAGTGTGGGACAAGAAATTGGCTAATTATGCAACATGGTATGCAAACCAAAGGAGATATGATTGTGAGTTGATTCACTCAAATGGACCATATGGTGAAAATATTTTCTGGGGTAGTGGTGCCGGGTGGTCGCCGAGCCAGGCCGTTACGGCCTGGCTCGCGGAACGACGGTCGTATAACTATTGGTACAATAGTTGTAACGACGGAGAATGTGGCCATTATACGCAAATTGTGTGGAGAGAAAGTAGAAGAATTGGTTGTGCAAAAGTGACCTGTTTTAATGGATTGGGAGTTTTTATGACTTGCAATTATGACCCTCCTGGTAACTACATtggagaaaggccttactaaacTTTTTTcaagttgaaaacttgaaaatTGAGAGaattcttcttatttttcatttttttttccttttttttaactgTGTTGTTCAGACCAACTTGCAAGAGGTGAGAGAAGTCCGGAACAAAATGCATTGAATTGGTTTTTGCAATatattttcttgaattatttttttgttattttgtttttttgaaaacaTATGTGAGATTTGAGAAAGGAATTTCTCATTTGATTAAATTGTATCAATAATTTATAACAAGTGTAATATGAATGATTTGAAGTTAATTAATCATGGCTTACGAGCATGAAAAAGTACTGAGCTTTGCTGCTTGGTATGCCATTGATGAGGGGTTTAAGTTTGTTTGTCTGTCATGTTTTTTTTAATGATGTTTCTATTTCTCGAGAAGACAAGTCATTTGGAGGGAAACGAAAAAATTACTTCCTCTAGttcttttttatattatttctGTCTCACTTTATACGATACACTTACTATTTAGAGAGTAAATTTTTTTCTTGACCATAacttttcatgtttttttaaaatacttaaaATATTATACTTATAGTACTTTAGTATAGTTtgtaaatatgtaaattttattacaaaactttttGAAGATTATGTCTGAATTTACACACAAAAAAAAGATAATTTGACCTTCATACTCCAATTCGCATCATATAAAATATGCCGAGAAAGTATCATTTAAAGTTTTGACACATCCATTAAAGAAATTATTGAATAACTTTACGTATAAGAGTATTTAACtaatatatatttatctatttctTAAATGTGTAATTAATGATTTTATTCTTGAATAGTAATTAAAGGTGGAATTGAAAAAATAataccttttatttttttaaaaatattaaatattttggaccagggaaaaaaagaaaaaaa is from Nicotiana tabacum cultivar K326 chromosome 18, ASM71507v2, whole genome shotgun sequence and encodes:
- the LOC107823159 gene encoding pathogenesis-related protein PR-1-like; this translates as MRPYYLLVPLLVLSIISTTTNGLTQQTSYVNSVKKTNTIIQQFLTPQNAARSALRLKPLVWDKKLANYATWYANQRRYDCELIHSNGPYGENIFWGSGAGWSPSQAVTAWLAERRSYNYWYNSCNDGECGHYTQIVWRESRRIGCAKVTCFNGLGVFMTCNYDPPGNYIGERPY